The Klebsiella sp. RHBSTW-00484 genome includes a window with the following:
- the suhB gene encoding inositol-1-monophosphatase, whose translation MHPMLTIAVRAARKAGNLIAKHYETPDSVETSQKGSNDFVTNVDKAAEAIIIETIRKSYPQHTIITEESGEHEGEDKDVQWVIDPLDGTTNFVKRLPHFSVSIAVRIKGRTEVAVVYDPMRNELFTATRGQGAQLNGYRLRGSSARDLDGTIIATGFPFKAKQHATSYMNILGNMFTECADFRRTGSAALDLAYVAAGRVDGYFEIALKPWDFAAGELIAREAGAIVCDFTGGHNYLMSGNIVAGNPRVVKAMLANMREQLSEALKR comes from the coding sequence ATGCATCCGATGCTGACCATCGCCGTGCGCGCAGCGCGCAAGGCGGGTAATTTAATTGCCAAACACTACGAAACCCCTGACTCCGTAGAAACCAGCCAGAAAGGCAGCAATGATTTTGTGACTAACGTCGATAAAGCCGCTGAAGCGATTATTATCGAAACCATTCGCAAATCTTACCCGCAGCACACCATCATCACCGAAGAAAGCGGTGAACACGAGGGTGAAGATAAGGATGTTCAATGGGTTATCGATCCACTGGATGGCACCACCAACTTCGTAAAACGTCTGCCACACTTCTCCGTATCCATCGCCGTACGCATTAAAGGCCGTACTGAAGTGGCTGTGGTTTACGATCCAATGCGTAACGAACTGTTTACCGCGACTCGCGGTCAGGGCGCACAGCTGAACGGCTACCGTCTGCGCGGCAGCAGCGCTCGCGACCTGGATGGCACCATCATCGCCACCGGCTTCCCGTTCAAAGCAAAACAACACGCGACCTCTTACATGAATATCCTCGGCAACATGTTTACCGAATGCGCGGATTTCCGCCGTACCGGTTCTGCTGCTCTGGATCTGGCCTACGTTGCCGCAGGGCGCGTTGATGGCTACTTTGAAATCGCGCTGAAACCGTGGGATTTCGCGGCAGGCGAGCTGATCGCTCGTGAAGCAGGCGCGATCGTTTGCGACTTTACCGGCGGCCATAACTATCTGATGTCCGGCAACATCGTTGCAGGCAACCCGCGCGTCGTAAAAGCCATGCTGGCGAATATGCGCGAACAGCTGAGCGAAGCGCTGAAGCGTTAA
- the trmJ gene encoding tRNA (cytosine(32)/uridine(32)-2'-O)-methyltransferase TrmJ, producing MLQNIRIVLVETSHTGNMGSVARAMKTMGLTNLWLVNPLVKPDSQAIALAAGASDVIGNANIVDTLDEALAGCSLVVGTSARSRTLPWPMLDPRECGLKSVSEAQHAPVALVFGRERVGLTNDELQKCHYHVAIAANPEYSSLNLAMAVQVISYEVRMAWLAAQEQDEPVVEHEETPYPLVDDLERFYGHLEQTLLATGFIRANHPGQVMNKLRRLFTRARPESQELNILRGMLASIEQQQKNKE from the coding sequence ATGCTGCAAAATATTCGAATCGTACTGGTAGAAACCTCACACACCGGCAATATGGGTTCCGTCGCCCGCGCAATGAAAACCATGGGGTTAACCAACCTCTGGCTGGTCAACCCGCTTGTTAAACCCGATTCCCAGGCCATCGCCCTGGCGGCCGGTGCCAGCGACGTGATCGGCAACGCAAACATCGTTGATACCCTTGATGAAGCGTTGGCGGGCTGTAGCCTGGTGGTCGGTACCAGCGCACGCTCTCGCACGCTGCCGTGGCCGATGCTCGACCCGCGTGAATGTGGCCTGAAAAGCGTCTCTGAAGCGCAGCATGCGCCAGTCGCGCTGGTATTTGGTCGCGAGCGCGTTGGCCTGACTAACGACGAGTTACAGAAATGCCACTACCACGTAGCGATTGCGGCGAACCCGGAATACAGCTCGCTTAACCTGGCGATGGCAGTGCAGGTTATCTCCTACGAAGTGCGTATGGCCTGGCTGGCGGCGCAGGAACAAGACGAGCCTGTCGTTGAGCACGAAGAGACCCCGTACCCGCTGGTGGATGATTTAGAGCGCTTCTACGGCCACCTCGAGCAGACGCTGCTGGCGACCGGTTTTATCCGCGCCAATCATCCGGGGCAGGTGATGAACAAGCTGCGTCGTTTGTTTACCCGTGCGCGCCCGGAAAGCCAGGAGCTAAACATCCTGCGCGGGATGCTGGCGTCGATTGAGCAGCAGCAAAAGAATAAAGAGTGA
- the iscR gene encoding Fe-S cluster assembly transcriptional regulator IscR — MRLTSKGRYAVTAMLDVALNSESGPVPLADISERQGISLSYLEQLFSRLRKNGLVSSVRGPGGGYLLGKEAGSIAVGEVISAVDESVDATRCQGKGGCQGGDKCLTHALWRDLSERLTSFLNNITLGELVNNQEILDVSGRQHSHESQRNTRAQDAIDVKLRA, encoded by the coding sequence ATGAGACTGACATCTAAAGGGCGTTATGCCGTGACCGCGATGCTTGACGTTGCGCTCAACTCTGAATCGGGTCCGGTTCCGTTGGCTGATATTTCAGAGCGTCAGGGAATTTCGCTCTCCTATCTGGAACAGTTGTTCTCTCGCCTGCGTAAAAACGGCCTGGTATCCAGCGTCCGTGGCCCAGGCGGCGGCTATCTGTTAGGCAAAGAAGCGGGTAGCATCGCGGTTGGCGAAGTTATCAGCGCAGTAGACGAATCCGTTGATGCCACCCGTTGTCAGGGTAAAGGCGGCTGCCAGGGTGGCGATAAGTGCCTCACTCACGCGCTGTGGCGCGATCTGAGCGAGCGGCTGACCAGTTTTCTGAATAACATCACGCTGGGCGAACTGGTGAATAACCAGGAAATCCTTGATGTTTCCGGTCGTCAGCATAGTCATGAATCCCAGCGTAATACCCGTGCTCAGGACGCTATCGACGTTAAACTGCGCGCGTAG
- the iscS gene encoding cysteine desulfurase: MKLPIYLDYSATTPVDPRVAEKMMQCLTLDGNFGNPASRSHRFGWHAEEAVDIARNQIADLVGADPREIVFTSGATESDNLAIKGAANFYQKKGKHVITSKTEHKAVLDTCRQLEREGFEVTYLAPQRNGIIDLKELEAAMRDDTILVSIMHVNNEIGVVQDIATIGELCRARGIIYHVDATQSVGKLPIDLSQLKVDLMSFSGHKIYGPKGIGALYVRRKPRIRIEAQMHGGGHERGMRSGTLPVHQIVGMGEAYRIAKEEMETEMARLRGLRNRLWEGVKDMEEVYLNGDLEQGAPNILNVSFNYVEGESLIMALKDLAVSSGSACTSASLEPSYVLRALGMTDELAHSSIRFSLGRFTTEEEIDYTIKLVRNSIGRLRDLSPLWEMFKQGVDINSIEWSHH; encoded by the coding sequence ATGAAATTACCGATCTATCTCGATTACTCCGCAACCACGCCGGTGGACCCGCGTGTTGCCGAGAAAATGATGCAGTGTTTAACCCTGGACGGAAACTTTGGTAACCCGGCCTCCCGTTCACACCGTTTTGGCTGGCATGCTGAAGAGGCGGTAGATATCGCCCGTAATCAGATTGCCGATCTGGTCGGTGCTGACCCACGCGAAATCGTCTTCACCTCCGGTGCGACCGAGTCCGACAACCTGGCGATTAAAGGTGCAGCCAACTTTTATCAGAAAAAAGGCAAGCACGTCATCACCAGCAAAACCGAACACAAAGCCGTGCTGGACACCTGTCGTCAGCTCGAGCGCGAAGGGTTTGAAGTGACTTACCTTGCTCCGCAGCGTAACGGCATTATCGATCTGAAAGAACTCGAAGCGGCGATGCGTGATGACACCATTCTGGTCTCCATCATGCACGTTAACAACGAAATCGGCGTAGTGCAGGATATCGCGACCATCGGCGAACTGTGCCGTGCCCGCGGTATTATCTATCACGTTGACGCGACTCAGAGCGTGGGCAAACTGCCTATCGATCTGAGCCAGCTGAAAGTTGATCTGATGTCCTTCTCTGGTCACAAAATTTATGGTCCGAAAGGCATCGGCGCGCTGTACGTGCGTCGCAAACCGCGTATCCGTATCGAAGCTCAGATGCACGGCGGCGGTCATGAGCGCGGCATGCGTTCCGGTACTCTGCCTGTCCACCAGATCGTCGGTATGGGTGAAGCTTACCGTATCGCGAAAGAAGAGATGGAAACCGAGATGGCGCGTCTGCGCGGTCTGCGTAACCGTCTGTGGGAAGGCGTGAAAGATATGGAAGAGGTGTACCTCAACGGTGACCTCGAGCAGGGCGCGCCGAACATTCTCAACGTCAGCTTTAACTACGTTGAAGGCGAGTCGCTGATTATGGCGCTGAAAGACCTGGCGGTTTCCTCCGGTTCAGCCTGTACTTCCGCGAGCCTTGAGCCATCCTACGTGCTGCGAGCGCTGGGCATGACTGATGAGCTGGCGCACAGCTCCATTCGTTTCTCTTTAGGTCGTTTCACTACCGAAGAAGAGATTGACTACACCATCAAGCTGGTTCGTAACTCCATCGGCCGTCTGCGCGATCTTTCTCCGCTGTGGGAAATGTTCAAACAGGGCGTGGATATCAACAGCATTGAATGGTCACATCACTAA
- the iscU gene encoding Fe-S cluster assembly scaffold IscU has translation MAYSEKVIDHYENPRNVGSFDNSDESVGSGMVGAPACGDVMKLQIKVNNEGIIEDARFKTYGCGSAIASSSLVTEWVKGKSLDEAQAIKNTDIADELELPPVKIHCSILAEDAIKAAIADYKSKREAK, from the coding sequence ATGGCTTACAGCGAAAAAGTAATCGATCATTACGAAAATCCACGTAACGTGGGTTCTTTCGACAACAGCGACGAAAGCGTCGGTAGTGGCATGGTCGGTGCACCGGCATGCGGCGACGTGATGAAGTTGCAGATTAAAGTCAACAATGAAGGTATCATTGAAGACGCGCGTTTCAAGACCTACGGCTGCGGTTCCGCCATTGCCTCCAGCTCCCTGGTCACCGAATGGGTGAAAGGGAAATCGCTGGATGAAGCACAGGCGATTAAAAATACCGATATTGCAGACGAACTTGAACTGCCACCGGTGAAAATTCACTGCTCTATCCTGGCGGAAGACGCGATTAAAGCCGCGATTGCGGATTACAAAAGCAAACGTGAAGCGAAATAA
- the iscA gene encoding iron-sulfur cluster assembly protein IscA — MSITLSDSAASRVNTFLANRGKGFGLRLGVRTSGCSGMAYVLEFVDEPAAEDTVFEDKGVKVVIDGKSLQFLDGTQLDFVKEGLNEGFKFTNPNVKDECGCGESFNV, encoded by the coding sequence ATGTCGATTACTCTTAGCGACAGCGCAGCGTCGCGAGTTAATACCTTCCTGGCCAACCGTGGCAAAGGCTTTGGCCTGCGTTTAGGTGTTCGCACCTCGGGCTGTTCAGGCATGGCCTACGTGCTGGAATTTGTTGACGAGCCGGCGGCAGAAGACACCGTGTTTGAAGATAAAGGTGTCAAGGTAGTGATCGACGGCAAAAGCCTGCAGTTCCTTGACGGCACTCAGTTGGACTTCGTCAAAGAAGGTCTGAACGAAGGGTTTAAGTTCACCAACCCTAACGTGAAAGATGAGTGCGGCTGCGGCGAAAGCTTTAACGTATAA
- the hscB gene encoding co-chaperone HscB, with the protein MDYFTLFGLPASYTLSLEPLAARYQDLQRQYHPDKFANGSAAEQLAAVQQSATINQAWQTLRHPLTRAEYLLSLHGFDLASEQHTVRDTAFLMEQLELREELDEIGKAQDEARLESFIKRVKALFDTRHQLMVEQLNNEAWDAAADTVRKLRFLDKLRSSAEQLEEKLLDF; encoded by the coding sequence ATGGACTATTTTACCCTCTTCGGGTTACCGGCCAGCTATACCCTTTCATTAGAACCCCTGGCTGCCCGGTATCAAGATTTACAGCGCCAGTACCACCCCGATAAATTCGCCAACGGCAGCGCAGCTGAACAGCTTGCCGCGGTGCAGCAATCTGCGACTATCAATCAGGCATGGCAAACCCTTCGCCATCCGTTGACCCGCGCCGAATATCTCCTTTCGCTTCACGGTTTTGATCTCGCCAGCGAGCAGCACACCGTGCGTGATACCGCGTTCCTGATGGAACAACTGGAACTTCGCGAAGAGCTCGATGAGATAGGCAAGGCGCAAGATGAAGCGCGTCTGGAAAGTTTTATCAAGCGGGTAAAAGCGCTATTTGATACCCGCCATCAGCTGATGGTTGAACAACTGAATAACGAGGCGTGGGATGCGGCAGCGGATACTGTACGCAAGCTGCGTTTTCTCGATAAACTGCGAAGCAGTGCGGAACAACTCGAAGAAAAACTGCTCGATTTTTAA
- the hscA gene encoding Fe-S protein assembly chaperone HscA — MALLQISEPGLSAAPHQRRLAAGIDLGTTNSLVATVRSGQAETLADNQGRYLLPSVVNYQASGLTVGYDARQNAAQDPVNTISSVKRMMGRSLGDIQARYLHLPYQLQASENGLPMIQTAGGLLNPIRVSADILKALAERATEALAGELDGVVITVPAYFDDAQRQGTKDAARLAGLHVLRLLNEPTAAAIAYGLDSGQEGVIAVYDLGGGTFDISVLRLSRGVFEVLATGGDSALGGDDFDHLLADHIREQAGIADRSDNRLQRELLDAAIAAKIALSDADVARVDVGGWQGEITRNQFNDLISALVKRTLLACRRALKDAGVEAQEVLEVVMVGGSTRVPLVRERVGEFFGRTPLTSIDPDKVVAIGAAIQADILVGNKPDSELLLLDVIPLSLGLETMGGLVEKVIPRNTTIPVARAQEFTTFKDGQTAMSIHVMQGERELVQDCRSLARFALRGIPALPAGGAHIRVTFQVDADGLLSVTAMEKSTGVEASIQVKPSYGLTDGEIANMIKDSMSYAEQDVQARMLAEQKVEAARVLESLVSALAVDAALLSAAERQAIDDAAEQVRSAAAGDDADAIKEAIKNIDTQTQEFAARRMDQSVRTALKGQSVDEV, encoded by the coding sequence ATGGCCTTATTACAAATTAGTGAGCCTGGTCTGAGTGCCGCGCCGCACCAGCGTCGTCTGGCGGCGGGTATTGACCTTGGCACCACCAATTCACTGGTTGCTACCGTGCGTAGCGGCCAGGCGGAAACGTTGGCCGATAATCAAGGGCGCTATCTTCTGCCGTCGGTTGTTAACTATCAGGCCTCAGGTTTGACGGTAGGCTATGACGCGCGACAAAACGCGGCCCAGGACCCGGTCAATACCATCAGCTCCGTCAAACGCATGATGGGGCGTTCTCTTGGCGATATTCAGGCGCGCTACCTACATCTGCCTTACCAGCTGCAGGCAAGTGAAAACGGCCTGCCGATGATTCAGACCGCTGGCGGCCTGCTCAACCCGATTCGCGTTTCAGCCGATATCCTGAAGGCACTTGCCGAACGCGCTACCGAAGCGCTGGCGGGCGAGCTTGACGGGGTGGTGATTACCGTTCCGGCCTACTTCGACGACGCCCAGCGTCAGGGGACTAAAGACGCGGCGCGTCTGGCGGGCCTGCACGTGTTGCGTCTGCTGAACGAACCGACCGCGGCGGCGATTGCCTACGGCCTGGACTCCGGTCAGGAAGGGGTGATTGCGGTTTATGACCTCGGCGGCGGCACTTTTGATATCTCCGTGCTGCGTTTAAGCCGCGGCGTGTTTGAAGTGCTGGCGACCGGCGGCGATTCCGCGCTCGGCGGTGACGATTTTGATCACCTGTTGGCCGATCATATTCGCGAACAGGCGGGTATTGCCGATCGAAGCGACAACCGCCTGCAGCGTGAACTGCTCGATGCGGCTATCGCTGCGAAGATTGCCCTAAGCGATGCCGATGTGGCGCGCGTGGACGTTGGCGGCTGGCAGGGCGAAATTACCCGCAACCAGTTTAACGATCTCATCTCCGCTCTGGTGAAACGCACTTTGCTGGCCTGCCGTCGCGCATTGAAAGATGCGGGCGTTGAGGCGCAAGAGGTGCTGGAAGTGGTGATGGTTGGCGGTTCAACCCGCGTACCGCTGGTCCGTGAACGCGTGGGCGAGTTCTTTGGCCGCACGCCGCTGACCTCTATTGACCCGGACAAAGTCGTTGCCATCGGCGCGGCGATTCAGGCGGATATCCTGGTCGGCAATAAGCCGGACAGTGAACTGCTGCTGCTTGACGTTATCCCGCTCTCTCTTGGGCTGGAAACTATGGGCGGACTGGTGGAGAAAGTCATCCCGCGCAACACCACCATTCCGGTTGCGCGCGCGCAGGAGTTCACCACCTTCAAAGATGGCCAGACGGCGATGTCTATCCACGTGATGCAGGGCGAGCGCGAGCTGGTGCAGGACTGCCGCTCACTGGCGCGCTTTGCGCTACGTGGGATCCCGGCGCTACCGGCGGGCGGGGCGCACATTCGCGTCACCTTCCAGGTGGATGCTGACGGCCTGCTGAGCGTGACGGCGATGGAAAAATCGACCGGCGTTGAGGCCTCCATCCAGGTGAAACCGTCCTACGGCCTGACCGATGGCGAGATCGCCAACATGATTAAAGATTCGATGAGCTACGCCGAGCAGGACGTTCAGGCGCGTATGCTGGCTGAGCAAAAAGTCGAAGCCGCGCGCGTTCTGGAAAGTCTGGTAAGCGCGCTGGCCGTCGACGCCGCGCTGTTAAGCGCCGCAGAGCGTCAGGCTATCGATGACGCCGCGGAGCAGGTTCGTTCCGCAGCGGCTGGCGATGACGCCGATGCTATTAAAGAAGCGATTAAAAATATCGACACACAAACCCAGGAATTTGCCGCTCGCCGTATGGACCAATCGGTCCGTACCGCGCTGAAAGGCCAATCCGTGGACGAGGTTTAA
- the fdx gene encoding ISC system 2Fe-2S type ferredoxin, translating to MPKIVFLPHQDLCPDGVVVEAKIGETILDAALRSGIEIEHACEKSCACTTCHCIVREGFDSLAESTEDEDDMLDKAWGLEPDSRLSCQARVTDDDLVVEIPRYTINHAREH from the coding sequence ATGCCAAAAATTGTTTTTCTGCCCCACCAGGACTTGTGTCCAGATGGCGTAGTTGTGGAAGCTAAGATCGGTGAGACTATCCTTGACGCTGCCCTGCGTAGCGGTATCGAGATTGAACACGCCTGCGAAAAATCCTGTGCCTGCACCACCTGCCACTGCATCGTGCGTGAAGGTTTTGACTCGCTGGCTGAAAGTACCGAAGATGAAGACGACATGCTGGATAAGGCCTGGGGGCTTGAGCCCGACAGCCGTCTGAGCTGCCAGGCGCGCGTGACTGATGACGATTTGGTCGTTGAAATTCCGCGCTACACCATCAACCACGCACGCGAGCATTAA
- the iscX gene encoding Fe-S cluster assembly protein IscX yields MGLKWTDSREIGEALYDAFPDLDPKTVRFTDLHQWICELEEFNDDPNASNEKILEAILLVWLDEAE; encoded by the coding sequence ATGGGACTGAAATGGACCGATAGTCGTGAAATCGGCGAAGCGCTGTACGATGCTTTTCCGGACCTCGACCCGAAAACCGTTCGCTTCACCGATCTGCATCAGTGGATTTGCGAGCTGGAAGAGTTTAATGACGATCCAAACGCATCCAATGAAAAAATTCTGGAGGCGATTCTGCTAGTCTGGTTAGACGAAGCAGAATAA
- the pepB gene encoding aminopeptidase PepB, which yields MTEAMKITLSDQPADARWGEKASYSINNDGIALHLNGKDDLGLIQRAARKIDGMGIKHVALDGEGWNTDRAWAFWAGYKGPKGSRKVEWPTLDDAQKSELDSRLTIIDWVRDTINAPAEELGPEQLAQRAVDLLCSVGCDNVSYRITKGEDLREQNYLGLHTVGRGSERPPVLLALDYNPTGDKAAPVYACLVGKGITFDSGGYSIKQSAFMDSMKSDMGGAATVTGALAFAITRGLNKRVKLYLCCADNLISGNAFKLGDIIRYRNGKTVEIMNTDAEGRLVLADGLIDACAQKPELIIDAATLTGAAKTALGNDYHALFSFDDNLANRLLASAQAENEAFWRLPLAEFHRGQLPSNFAELNNTGSAAYPAGASTAAGFLSHFVENYHEGWLHIDCSATYRKSAVEQWSAGATGLGVRTIANLLTAE from the coding sequence ATGACCGAAGCTATGAAGATTACGCTTAGCGATCAGCCAGCCGATGCGCGCTGGGGAGAAAAAGCGTCTTACAGCATTAATAACGACGGCATCGCCCTGCACCTGAACGGTAAAGACGACCTGGGTTTAATCCAGCGCGCGGCGCGTAAAATTGACGGTATGGGTATCAAACATGTTGCGCTCGATGGCGAAGGCTGGAATACAGACCGTGCGTGGGCGTTCTGGGCCGGTTATAAAGGTCCAAAAGGCAGCCGTAAAGTTGAGTGGCCAACTCTGGACGATGCGCAGAAGAGTGAACTGGATAGCCGCCTGACCATCATCGACTGGGTTCGCGACACCATCAACGCCCCGGCTGAAGAGTTAGGGCCGGAGCAACTGGCGCAGCGCGCGGTTGACCTGCTGTGCAGCGTCGGTTGCGACAACGTTTCTTATCGCATTACAAAAGGCGAAGACCTGCGCGAGCAGAACTACCTCGGTCTGCACACCGTTGGTCGCGGCTCCGAGCGTCCACCAGTCCTGCTGGCACTGGACTATAACCCAACCGGTGATAAAGCCGCTCCGGTTTACGCCTGCCTGGTGGGCAAAGGCATCACTTTCGATTCCGGCGGCTACAGTATCAAGCAAAGCGCCTTTATGGACTCAATGAAGTCCGATATGGGTGGTGCGGCGACGGTAACCGGCGCGCTGGCGTTTGCTATTACTCGCGGCCTGAACAAACGCGTGAAGCTGTACCTGTGCTGTGCTGATAACCTGATTAGCGGCAACGCCTTCAAGCTTGGCGACATTATTCGCTATCGCAACGGCAAAACTGTTGAAATCATGAATACCGATGCCGAAGGTCGTCTGGTGCTGGCGGATGGCCTGATTGATGCTTGTGCACAGAAGCCTGAGCTGATTATCGATGCTGCTACCCTAACCGGCGCCGCAAAAACCGCGCTGGGCAACGATTATCATGCACTCTTCAGCTTTGACGACAACCTGGCTAACCGTCTGCTGGCAAGCGCTCAGGCCGAGAACGAAGCGTTCTGGCGTCTGCCGCTGGCCGAGTTCCACCGCGGTCAGCTGCCGTCGAATTTCGCCGAGCTGAATAACACCGGCAGTGCGGCCTACCCGGCGGGTGCCAGCACGGCGGCAGGTTTCCTGTCCCACTTCGTCGAGAACTATCATGAAGGCTGGCTGCATATCGACTGCTCAGCGACCTACCGCAAATCTGCCGTTGAGCAGTGGTCGGCGGGCGCGACAGGCCTCGGTGTGCGCACCATTGCGAATTTGCTGACTGCGGAATAA
- the sseB gene encoding enhanced serine sensitivity protein SseB: MSEIKNELETLLEKAATEPGHRPAFFRTLLEATVWVPGAAAQGEQVVEDSVLDLQHWEKDDGTSVIPFFTSLEALQQAVEDEQSFVVMPVRTLFAMTLGETLYLNAKLPTGKEFAPREISHLLGEEGSPLSTQTVLEGGAPLLLSEVAEPPAQMVDSLTTLFKTLKTVKRAFLCSIKDSADAPANLLIGIEAEGDIEEIIQATGSVATDTLPGDEPIDICQVVEGEKGISHFMIAHITPFYEKRWGSFLRDFKQNRII; encoded by the coding sequence ATGTCTGAAATCAAAAACGAACTCGAAACTCTGCTGGAGAAGGCTGCCACCGAGCCAGGCCATCGTCCGGCGTTTTTCCGCACGTTGCTGGAAGCCACCGTCTGGGTACCAGGAGCCGCCGCTCAGGGCGAGCAGGTCGTCGAGGACAGCGTGCTGGATTTGCAGCACTGGGAAAAAGATGACGGCACGTCGGTTATTCCTTTTTTCACCTCGCTGGAAGCGCTGCAACAGGCCGTGGAAGACGAGCAGTCTTTTGTGGTGATGCCGGTGCGCACGCTGTTCGCTATGACCCTCGGCGAGACGCTGTATCTCAATGCCAAACTGCCAACCGGCAAAGAGTTTGCGCCGCGTGAGATTAGCCACCTGCTGGGCGAAGAAGGTAGCCCGTTGAGTACTCAGACCGTGCTCGAAGGCGGCGCGCCGCTGCTGTTGTCCGAAGTTGCTGAACCGCCTGCGCAGATGGTTGATTCGCTGACTACGCTGTTCAAGACGCTGAAAACGGTGAAACGCGCGTTCTTATGCTCGATTAAAGACAGCGCCGATGCGCCAGCTAACCTGCTGATTGGTATTGAAGCGGAAGGCGACATCGAGGAGATCATTCAGGCAACCGGCAGCGTAGCGACCGATACGCTTCCCGGCGACGAACCGATTGATATCTGCCAGGTGGTGGAGGGCGAAAAGGGCATCAGCCACTTTATGATTGCCCACATCACGCCGTTCTATGAAAAGCGCTGGGGCAGTTTCCTGCGCGACTTTAAGCAGAATCGTATTATCTGA